Proteins from a genomic interval of Pseudomonas silesiensis:
- a CDS encoding GlxA family transcriptional regulator — MTSQIPGAQSIESRPKTRKVSTIGFLLLENFSLTCFTQCLDVLVTANQIHPGAVKVHTFSRNNSEVISDLAIPIRPDTPLTDIRISDLDLMVICGGLRTPRTVPNWLVNLLRKLASLPVALGGLWNGAWYLGKAGLLDGYRCAIHAEQRIALAEYSPTTSVTLDTVVFDRDRLTASTPAGAFQVMIKWLYKVLDPKVADAVFDLLDYDQSRFRTTSITRDQKVTAPMRDIIKLMESNLEEPLDLDQLASCVQLSRRQIQRFFQKQLGTPPQKYYLELRLTAARRLIQNSRLAIIDVAIACGFVSSGHFSRCYSTLFGHPPSKEARYDV; from the coding sequence GTGACCTCCCAGATCCCTGGCGCTCAGTCAATTGAATCGCGACCAAAAACTCGCAAAGTGTCAACTATAGGGTTTCTGCTGCTCGAGAACTTCTCTCTTACTTGTTTCACCCAGTGCTTAGACGTTCTTGTGACAGCAAATCAGATTCATCCAGGCGCTGTAAAAGTACATACTTTCAGTCGAAACAACTCTGAAGTCATAAGCGACTTGGCAATACCAATCAGACCCGATACACCATTGACCGACATCAGGATTTCCGATTTGGACTTAATGGTGATATGCGGTGGTCTACGTACACCGAGAACGGTTCCGAATTGGCTGGTAAACCTGCTGCGAAAACTCGCAAGCCTACCTGTCGCGCTCGGAGGGCTTTGGAACGGCGCCTGGTATCTTGGCAAGGCCGGGCTTTTAGATGGTTACCGCTGCGCAATTCATGCAGAGCAGAGAATAGCGTTGGCGGAGTACTCCCCAACTACCAGCGTGACGCTGGACACCGTGGTATTTGATCGAGACCGGCTCACCGCTTCCACGCCCGCAGGCGCTTTTCAAGTCATGATTAAATGGCTTTACAAGGTTCTCGATCCGAAAGTAGCAGACGCTGTGTTTGATCTGCTGGACTATGACCAATCTCGTTTTCGTACTACAAGTATCACGCGAGACCAAAAAGTCACCGCGCCAATGCGAGACATCATCAAGCTAATGGAGTCTAATCTTGAAGAACCATTGGACCTCGATCAACTTGCAAGCTGCGTTCAACTTTCCAGGCGTCAAATTCAACGTTTTTTCCAAAAGCAATTAGGCACCCCTCCTCAAAAATACTATTTGGAGCTAAGACTGACAGCGGCCCGGCGACTGATACAAAACTCGAGACTAGCCATCATCGATGTTGCCATTGCCTGTGGGTTCGTCTCATCTGGTCATTTCAGCAGATGCTACAGCACCCTCTTCGGTCATCCGCCTTCAAAGGAAGCTCGTTATGACGTCTAG
- a CDS encoding aromatic ring-hydroxylating oxygenase subunit alpha codes for MQQHTAVLDLIKQRKTQHGLPGAAYNDPDVYRQECEQIWHREWIFAGHTFELEKPGQYLTLQIGDYPIAIVRGKDGNIRAFHNACRHRGSKICTEDKGKVAKLVCPYHKWTFELDGKLLYAGNMGPEFNTADHDLLPAHCEVVHSYIYVCVAKVAPDFEKFRSAVSPFIGPHHLEDCKVAFEANLVEKGNWKLVFENNRECYHCDGTHPELLQSYTEIASVQGISGEEDPELTAYWNTCEAGGLASRLVMDPAGQFRMTRIPLDHGASSYTMDGQPAVNRRLDRSGVENIGALLYFNYPSTWNHFLGDHALSFRVLPRGPGETVVTTKWLVPKDAQEGVDYDLERLTKVWMATNDQDRRLVEGAQVGVTSPAYQPGPYSQLVENGVCQFVDWYCELMTRRLAETETASQAI; via the coding sequence ATGCAACAACACACCGCCGTATTAGACCTGATCAAGCAACGTAAAACACAGCACGGGCTTCCGGGCGCTGCATATAATGATCCTGATGTGTACCGTCAAGAATGCGAGCAAATTTGGCATCGAGAGTGGATCTTTGCGGGTCACACCTTTGAGCTGGAAAAGCCGGGGCAATATTTGACACTACAGATTGGCGATTACCCGATCGCAATCGTGCGTGGAAAAGACGGCAACATCCGTGCGTTCCATAACGCATGCCGCCATCGTGGATCAAAGATCTGTACGGAAGATAAGGGGAAGGTAGCGAAACTGGTATGCCCTTACCACAAATGGACATTCGAGTTGGACGGCAAACTACTGTACGCCGGCAATATGGGCCCTGAATTCAACACAGCGGACCATGATCTGCTGCCTGCTCATTGTGAGGTAGTGCATAGCTACATTTACGTTTGTGTGGCAAAGGTTGCTCCTGATTTCGAAAAGTTCCGAAGCGCCGTATCGCCATTTATTGGCCCTCACCATCTGGAGGATTGCAAGGTAGCCTTCGAAGCTAATCTGGTTGAGAAAGGCAATTGGAAACTGGTGTTCGAGAATAACCGCGAGTGCTACCACTGTGACGGTACGCACCCGGAATTGCTCCAGTCTTATACCGAGATCGCCTCTGTACAGGGCATCTCCGGCGAGGAAGACCCTGAGTTAACCGCCTATTGGAACACTTGTGAAGCTGGCGGCTTGGCCAGTCGGCTCGTTATGGATCCAGCCGGACAGTTCCGTATGACACGAATTCCGCTCGACCATGGAGCCAGCAGTTACACCATGGACGGTCAACCTGCCGTTAACCGTCGTTTGGATCGCAGCGGCGTGGAGAATATCGGTGCTCTGCTGTACTTCAATTATCCATCGACCTGGAACCACTTTCTCGGCGATCACGCTCTGAGCTTTCGTGTTTTGCCCCGAGGCCCAGGTGAAACGGTGGTCACTACCAAGTGGTTGGTGCCTAAGGATGCCCAAGAAGGGGTGGATTACGATCTCGAACGCCTCACCAAGGTGTGGATGGCAACTAACGATCAGGATCGTCGTTTAGTGGAAGGCGCCCAAGTCGGCGTGACCTCGCCAGCTTACCAGCCCGGCCCCTACTCGCAGTTGGTCGAGAATGGCGTCTGCCAATTCGTCGATTGGTACTGCGAGTTGATGACAAGGCGCCTGGCTGAAACTGAGACCGCGTCTCAGGCGATTTGA
- a CDS encoding LysR family transcriptional regulator, with protein MVKQTEPDQTLIKMPSLRAVKAFIAAAKYQNFTRAAEALCVTQAAISRQIRELEDHLGTELFDRAGRAVKLTDAGSNFYDVVQLSFSSIAQAAERMRSNTSAKHVVTLCCSPAFTSFWLGPRLPAFFAAHPEIDLNLVVTQNFLSMETGVHPDIIICKMMKSHDGYHSQPLVCDVIYPVCTPQYLEQHPELQSIQGIRDSALLNLSPYGRSQVAEHVDWSGWFAHHDIDLKARPRTAPHFFNANDYNLLIQLALNHQGVALGWHYLVAPLVEKGLLVRPVKEKLVHRETLHYLNVNEDKARDPSCCKLRDWLIAQFESGLLEDPDAQEA; from the coding sequence ATGGTTAAGCAGACTGAACCCGATCAGACCTTGATCAAGATGCCTTCGCTACGCGCTGTGAAAGCGTTTATCGCGGCAGCCAAGTATCAAAATTTCACGCGCGCTGCCGAGGCGCTGTGCGTCACCCAGGCTGCAATCAGTCGCCAGATACGGGAGTTGGAAGACCATCTGGGGACGGAGCTTTTTGACCGGGCAGGGCGGGCGGTCAAGCTCACTGATGCGGGTTCCAATTTCTATGATGTAGTGCAGCTATCATTCAGCAGTATCGCTCAAGCGGCTGAGCGTATGCGCAGCAATACCAGCGCCAAACACGTGGTCACGCTGTGTTGCTCGCCCGCATTCACCAGTTTTTGGCTGGGGCCCCGACTTCCCGCGTTCTTTGCGGCCCACCCTGAGATTGACCTCAACCTGGTCGTAACCCAGAATTTCCTGTCAATGGAGACTGGTGTTCATCCAGATATCATCATTTGTAAAATGATGAAGAGTCATGATGGGTATCACAGCCAACCTTTGGTATGCGACGTGATTTACCCAGTGTGCACACCTCAATATCTGGAGCAGCATCCCGAGCTGCAATCCATCCAGGGCATTCGTGATAGCGCGTTGCTGAACCTGAGTCCTTATGGCCGCTCGCAGGTAGCGGAGCATGTGGACTGGAGCGGATGGTTTGCCCATCACGATATTGACCTGAAAGCCCGACCTCGTACGGCGCCGCATTTTTTTAACGCTAACGACTACAACCTGCTTATCCAGCTCGCATTAAATCACCAGGGCGTTGCTCTTGGCTGGCACTACCTCGTGGCTCCTTTGGTCGAGAAAGGGCTGCTGGTTCGCCCAGTCAAAGAGAAGCTGGTGCACCGAGAAACCCTGCACTATCTGAACGTCAACGAAGACAAAGCCCGAGACCCCAGTTGCTGCAAGCTGCGGGATTGGCTTATCGCGCAGTTCGAGAGCGGGTTGCTCGAGGATCCCGACGCCCAGGAAGCATAA
- a CDS encoding dihydrodipicolinate synthase family protein has product MSAFAFSGVNLAITTPFDAQGKIDYPRFEGLIERYISAGVQGFVLSSGTGMHVYLSKEESRQLVAFGSKVINGRARIIVQTSALLADEVVERTRHAVDCGADGVMVLPPFFEGPTDDQGIIDFYSTVSEAGLPIIGYNVPQAVGVEVTPSLFRQLSEIPNFVSVKDSSGDLAAQASLIRTGLPTMNGADPLVPYALFAGAAGLIWGGANMAPRSCVAVVNAALEQDWIRAREIWRSLEPVMSLIWQGDYVQSVYAGSEITGYGAGNPRRPLARLSADKIDALKAALEPLIALESNLA; this is encoded by the coding sequence ATGTCCGCATTCGCTTTTTCCGGTGTCAATCTTGCAATCACTACTCCGTTTGATGCGCAGGGCAAAATCGATTACCCGCGTTTTGAAGGTTTGATTGAGCGCTACATCTCCGCTGGCGTGCAAGGGTTTGTCCTGAGCTCTGGCACGGGCATGCATGTTTACCTGAGCAAAGAGGAATCCAGGCAACTCGTAGCTTTCGGTTCCAAAGTCATCAATGGTCGCGCACGAATAATTGTGCAAACGTCTGCTTTGCTTGCGGACGAAGTAGTAGAACGCACCCGTCATGCGGTCGATTGCGGGGCGGATGGCGTCATGGTGCTGCCGCCGTTTTTCGAAGGCCCGACCGATGACCAGGGGATCATCGACTTCTATTCCACAGTGTCTGAAGCCGGGCTGCCAATCATCGGCTACAACGTGCCTCAGGCTGTCGGCGTAGAAGTTACGCCGTCCCTGTTCCGTCAATTGAGTGAAATTCCAAATTTTGTATCGGTCAAAGACAGCAGCGGTGATCTTGCGGCGCAGGCGTCGCTGATCCGTACGGGCTTGCCGACGATGAATGGCGCCGACCCGCTGGTGCCATACGCTCTCTTTGCTGGTGCTGCCGGCCTGATTTGGGGTGGGGCAAATATGGCCCCCCGCTCTTGCGTAGCAGTGGTAAATGCCGCCTTGGAGCAGGATTGGATTCGTGCTCGTGAGATCTGGCGCTCGCTTGAGCCCGTTATGTCGTTGATCTGGCAGGGTGACTATGTCCAATCAGTTTATGCAGGTTCGGAGATCACCGGCTACGGAGCTGGAAATCCTCGTCGACCATTGGCGCGTTTATCCGCTGACAAAATTGATGCGCTCAAGGCCGCCCTTGAACCACTGATCGCTCTCGAGTCCAACCTCGCCTGA